One genomic window of Leptospira paudalimensis includes the following:
- the mobA gene encoding molybdenum cofactor guanylyltransferase, translated as MTQTTSDVVFLLLVGGKSSRMGEDKAFLPIGKNSTFIKTLAKKISIFKFNLFLSLRKEQLPLYESWFPNNSFIFDQFENIQGPLCGLISAHHFLKSNHIHYKAIFTIAVDTPSIKLKSIKRLIDRYHENPNLSGVFYQTKNGIEPLCAIYNKSTLEEWIQAYYLNPKIELSLQKKIKALENTSIFLNLPMEEEIFLQNINSKSDFELYHR; from the coding sequence ATGACTCAAACCACGAGTGATGTCGTCTTTTTACTCTTGGTTGGTGGGAAAAGTTCCAGGATGGGTGAAGATAAAGCATTTTTGCCAATTGGGAAAAATTCAACCTTCATAAAAACTCTCGCAAAAAAAATTTCAATTTTTAAATTCAATCTCTTTTTATCACTTCGAAAAGAACAACTCCCTCTCTATGAATCATGGTTTCCAAATAACTCTTTTATTTTTGACCAATTTGAAAACATACAAGGACCATTGTGTGGGTTAATTTCGGCACATCATTTCCTAAAATCGAATCACATTCATTACAAAGCAATTTTCACGATTGCAGTGGATACTCCTTCCATCAAATTAAAATCAATCAAACGACTGATTGATAGATATCATGAAAATCCAAATTTATCTGGTGTTTTCTATCAGACGAAAAATGGAATCGAACCATTATGTGCAATTTATAACAAATCAACATTAGAAGAATGGATTCAAGCTTACTATCTCAATCCAAAGATTGAATTATCTTTACAAAAAAAAATAAAGGCTTTAGAAAATACTTCAATCTTTCTAAATTTACCAATGGAAGAAGAAATTTTTTTGCAAAATATTAACTCAAAATCAGACTTTGAATTGTATCATAGATGA
- a CDS encoding MarR family winged helix-turn-helix transcriptional regulator has protein sequence MENDFELENSYAYLIYRTVRALRKQFMRLAMEQELELFPEQWFVLVKIIKQPGCSQSDLGRDFDDRPSMARALRNMEKKAWIKIIPDPDDRRKHKVFPTKKGIDLYTRLVPEIEKERSRMFKKLTKQDFHNFKRIIDEIYDQSAI, from the coding sequence ATGGAAAATGATTTTGAATTAGAAAACTCATATGCATACTTAATTTATCGCACTGTTCGTGCTTTAAGAAAACAGTTTATGAGGCTTGCGATGGAGCAGGAGCTTGAATTGTTCCCTGAACAGTGGTTTGTATTAGTCAAAATCATCAAACAACCAGGTTGTAGCCAATCAGATTTAGGCAGAGATTTTGATGATCGGCCATCTATGGCTCGTGCACTTCGGAATATGGAAAAAAAAGCTTGGATCAAAATCATTCCAGATCCTGATGATAGAAGGAAACATAAAGTATTTCCAACTAAAAAAGGGATCGATCTTTATACACGTTTGGTTCCTGAAATTGAAAAGGAAAGAAGTAGAATGTTCAAAAAATTAACAAAACAAGACTTTCATAACTTCAAACGGATCATTGATGAAATTTATGACCAATCAGCGATTTAA
- a CDS encoding molybdenum cofactor biosynthesis protein MoaE, producing the protein MEHITDNTIEITNIIPSLPNMGGYVLFTGIVRDINEGKIVTHLEYEAYSELANQMINSILQDCKQKWVLQYANCIHRLGKLIVGEIAVIVSTGSVHRDEAYLANRYIIDRVKHEVPIWKKEYYQDGSSEWSKGCLHDSNHE; encoded by the coding sequence ATGGAACACATAACAGACAACACAATTGAAATAACGAATATAATACCTTCACTTCCAAATATGGGTGGGTATGTACTTTTCACTGGAATCGTACGTGATATCAATGAAGGTAAAATTGTAACCCATTTAGAATATGAAGCATATTCGGAATTGGCAAATCAAATGATCAATTCCATATTGCAAGATTGTAAACAAAAATGGGTACTTCAATATGCAAATTGTATACACCGACTTGGAAAGTTGATCGTTGGTGAAATTGCAGTGATCGTTTCCACTGGTTCAGTCCATCGAGACGAAGCTTACCTAGCAAACCGATACATTATCGATCGAGTGAAACATGAAGTACCAATTTGGAAAAAAGAATACTACCAAGATGGTAGTTCCGAATGGTCAAAGGGATGTCTACATGACTCAAACCACGAGTGA
- a CDS encoding HAD family hydrolase has product MKLHQRKQFWIFDMDGTLTVAQHDFLAIKQELGIPTDVDILTSLSSLPPNVKKQKDIELDNIEYKIAQLAKASQGCFEFLQTIHSQTKTLGILTRNNFVNSLETLSAAGISSFFNEQNIICRDRAIPKPNPDGILYLMKQWNAKPEETIMIGDYIYDLEAGKRANVETIYIDPTGLFPFQKEASYKVRKLDEILYL; this is encoded by the coding sequence ATGAAACTTCACCAAAGAAAACAGTTTTGGATTTTTGATATGGATGGCACGTTAACAGTTGCACAACATGATTTTTTAGCGATTAAACAAGAACTCGGTATCCCAACGGATGTTGATATATTAACTTCACTCTCATCCCTTCCACCTAACGTAAAGAAACAAAAAGATATAGAATTAGATAATATCGAATACAAAATTGCACAATTAGCAAAAGCATCACAAGGTTGTTTTGAATTTTTACAAACAATTCACTCACAAACGAAAACATTAGGGATATTAACGCGCAATAATTTTGTAAATTCATTAGAAACATTAAGTGCAGCAGGGATTTCAAGTTTTTTCAATGAACAGAATATTATCTGCCGAGATCGTGCCATTCCAAAACCAAACCCTGATGGAATTTTGTATCTGATGAAACAATGGAATGCAAAACCAGAAGAAACGATAATGATCGGAGACTATATATATGATTTAGAAGCTGGTAAAAGAGCAAATGTTGAGACAATCTACATTGATCCAACTGGATTGTTCCCTTTCCAAAAGGAAGCGAGTTACAAAGTTAGGAAATTAGATGAAATCTTGTATCTATAA
- a CDS encoding sensor histidine kinase encodes MNLIVLLNVLSLFFCLVSFCFIIVYFMKRPSFRGEGTFLILLALIPCYVNISNIFEHGLLIDYFDEYEGFFKDLYAMILLIFLYISSIKKEQKTRLAHEHQIKSDLKLKSKLLTEIHHRVNNNLQIISGLMALQIESEKDEKLTSSLNLIQNRIQAIASVHKIIYGSPNLLYVNLNQIFSLILSNLKITYLKENVDIELRELVEEGFEMDLDRSIPIGLILNELVSNCFRHAFTIENKGIIEVSLGKLEEEFVLVIRDNGIGMNVESEEKGIGLMLVRNLVKQLQGTILIGTQKGLTFEIRFPIKNMNPIKI; translated from the coding sequence ATGAATTTAATCGTTCTCTTAAATGTTTTATCGCTATTCTTTTGTTTGGTGTCATTTTGCTTTATTATTGTTTATTTTATGAAAAGACCTTCTTTTCGCGGGGAAGGGACTTTTTTGATACTACTTGCTTTGATTCCTTGTTATGTAAATATTTCCAATATTTTTGAACATGGTTTGTTGATTGATTATTTTGATGAGTATGAAGGTTTTTTTAAAGATTTGTATGCAATGATTCTTTTGATTTTTCTATACATCAGTTCTATCAAAAAAGAGCAAAAAACGAGACTGGCTCATGAACACCAAATTAAATCAGACCTAAAATTAAAGTCAAAACTTCTAACCGAAATACACCATAGAGTAAATAATAACTTACAAATCATATCTGGGCTTATGGCCTTACAAATTGAATCTGAAAAAGATGAAAAATTGACATCATCACTCAACTTGATACAAAACCGAATTCAAGCTATTGCATCAGTTCATAAGATTATTTATGGTTCACCAAACTTACTTTATGTAAATTTGAATCAAATATTTTCTTTAATCTTAAGTAACTTAAAAATAACTTATTTGAAAGAAAATGTAGATATAGAATTGCGAGAGTTAGTGGAAGAAGGTTTTGAAATGGATCTCGATCGTTCTATTCCGATTGGATTGATCTTAAATGAATTGGTTTCCAATTGTTTTCGTCATGCTTTTACGATAGAAAATAAGGGAATAATTGAAGTGAGTTTAGGAAAATTGGAAGAGGAATTTGTTTTGGTTATTCGAGATAATGGAATAGGAATGAATGTTGAATCGGAGGAAAAGGGTATAGGTTTGATGTTAGTCAGAAATTTAGTAAAACAATTACAGGGAACAATTTTGATTGGAACTCAAAAAGGGTTAACATTCGAAATTAGATTTCCAATCAAAAATATGAATCCGATAAAAATTTAA
- a CDS encoding GTP 3',8-cyclase MoaA, which translates to MSLDTRKFEVLRISILSHCNFACVYCAPKEKENHNPKKAYNQYLSPELLNTNLTRLLPHIDIKEVHLTGGEPTLHKDLIQLIKVVKQHSIKQIALTSNGNFDKGLIEKMKSAGLTRINFSLDSISQKGFETLSDRKNPVLQILDQIEIAKKIGFDIKINSTILRGFNDSEILDLLEWAGKRSIPIRFLEFMKMGPLHKEHPLYFYSAEEIRNQIKTRYQIRDYPTAPDSTAQYFSTGEGYIFGMIANHTEPFCEGCNRLRMDSQGRIYGCLSDETSFEIPSSKDEIESTLNQAMLTKKTKFIGSELSMKYIGG; encoded by the coding sequence ATGTCCTTGGATACTAGAAAATTTGAAGTTTTGAGAATTAGTATCTTATCCCATTGTAATTTCGCATGTGTATATTGTGCACCCAAAGAAAAAGAAAATCACAATCCAAAAAAAGCATATAACCAATACCTAAGTCCAGAACTTTTAAATACAAATCTCACACGATTACTCCCACATATCGATATAAAAGAAGTACATTTAACTGGAGGAGAGCCTACCCTCCACAAGGATCTCATCCAATTAATCAAAGTTGTAAAACAACATTCGATAAAACAGATTGCTCTCACCTCAAATGGAAATTTTGACAAAGGACTCATAGAAAAAATGAAGTCCGCTGGTCTTACGAGAATCAATTTTTCATTGGATAGCATATCCCAGAAAGGTTTTGAAACTTTAAGTGATCGGAAAAATCCAGTGTTACAAATTTTAGACCAAATTGAAATAGCCAAAAAAATTGGATTCGATATCAAGATTAATTCCACGATCTTACGTGGATTTAACGATTCCGAAATATTGGATTTATTGGAATGGGCAGGCAAACGATCGATACCCATTCGATTTTTAGAATTTATGAAAATGGGTCCCCTCCATAAAGAACACCCATTGTATTTTTATTCTGCAGAAGAAATTCGAAACCAGATTAAAACAAGATACCAAATTAGAGATTATCCAACCGCACCAGACTCTACCGCACAATATTTTAGTACTGGGGAAGGATATATTTTTGGCATGATTGCCAATCATACAGAACCTTTTTGTGAAGGTTGTAATCGATTACGAATGGACAGTCAGGGTAGAATCTATGGTTGTCTGAGTGATGAAACTTCCTTTGAAATACCAAGTTCTAAAGACGAAATTGAATCTACATTAAACCAAGCTATGTTAACAAAAAAAACTAAATTCATTGGTTCTGAATTATCAATGAAATATATTGGAGGTTAG
- a CDS encoding MoaD/ThiS family protein, which produces MKAEILFFAALKDFFTAKQITEIDDDISVTQLKELLCKQNPNASKIINVSRVSINQKIVNDFDMIPKNSIIAILPPSSGG; this is translated from the coding sequence ATGAAGGCAGAAATATTATTTTTTGCAGCGTTAAAGGATTTTTTTACAGCGAAACAAATAACAGAAATTGACGATGATATTTCGGTGACTCAATTAAAAGAATTGTTATGCAAACAAAATCCAAATGCATCAAAAATTATAAATGTAAGTAGGGTTTCAATCAATCAGAAAATTGTAAATGATTTTGATATGATTCCTAAAAACTCGATCATCGCAATTTTACCTCCATCGAGTGGAGGATAA
- a CDS encoding alpha/beta hydrolase, translated as MKFGPPNSIIRKQVSFKSIMTKKNTNQKVSPKKPSRFREDNILVNHTSLHVGVWPGRKKTVICLHGLSGNLHSMESFANLLSKAGHKVISYDLKGRGHSDKPNTGYGFMNHIEDLNQLVQHYKLKDFIILGHSFGCMIALRYALKYPNKISGMILIDGGGLLTVKKRIQILKVLKQSFDRLDVVYRSQNDYFNLVKNSPLVPKWTKKIQDYFGNELHPIQNGYVCHMPKYVMEEELKEMGGAIDLKTVMLQFLSHPMKMGKRMILNKRLNFETILTPTLILRATKMNLFPNDDLLPKDSFDEMLKRIPNSKGMEIDSNHYGILFDQIKERDNSILNFIQKLN; from the coding sequence ATGAAATTTGGTCCACCAAATTCTATCATACGGAAACAGGTTTCATTCAAATCGATTATGACAAAAAAAAATACCAACCAAAAGGTAAGTCCCAAAAAACCAAGTAGATTTCGGGAAGATAATATCCTAGTGAATCATACTTCCCTTCATGTCGGAGTTTGGCCAGGAAGAAAAAAGACTGTCATTTGTTTACATGGATTGTCTGGAAATCTACATTCGATGGAGTCATTTGCAAACTTACTTTCAAAAGCAGGTCACAAAGTTATCTCCTACGACTTAAAAGGTAGAGGTCATTCAGACAAACCAAATACTGGCTATGGTTTTATGAATCATATTGAAGACTTAAATCAATTGGTTCAACATTACAAATTAAAGGATTTTATAATTTTAGGACATTCCTTTGGATGTATGATTGCACTTCGTTATGCACTTAAATACCCTAATAAAATCAGTGGTATGATACTCATAGATGGAGGTGGTCTTTTAACAGTCAAAAAGAGAATCCAAATCCTAAAGGTGCTCAAACAGTCATTTGATCGCTTGGATGTTGTCTATAGAAGTCAAAATGATTATTTTAATTTGGTAAAAAATTCTCCTTTAGTACCAAAGTGGACAAAGAAAATCCAAGATTACTTTGGAAATGAATTACACCCAATTCAAAATGGTTATGTTTGCCATATGCCAAAATATGTTATGGAAGAAGAACTAAAAGAGATGGGTGGTGCCATTGATTTGAAAACTGTAATGTTACAATTTTTATCTCATCCAATGAAAATGGGCAAACGAATGATACTCAACAAGAGATTGAACTTCGAAACAATTCTTACTCCAACTCTCATTCTAAGAGCTACTAAAATGAATTTGTTTCCTAATGATGATTTATTACCAAAAGATTCATTTGATGAAATGTTAAAAAGAATCCCTAATTCAAAAGGAATGGAAATTGATTCCAATCATTATGGAATTCTATTTGATCAGATTAAAGAAAGAGATAATTCGATTCTCAACTTCATTCAAAAACTGAATTAA
- a CDS encoding HesA/MoeB/ThiF family protein yields MNTDKEKYFQRQTLVPEIGQEGQKKWNESSVLIIGVGGLGCPSALQLALSGIGRIGLMDFDVVDVSNLHRQTLFTWKDIGRKKVEVATEVLKNHVPWLQIEIYSEFLNPKSNIDFLDTWDIVLDCTDTILSKYTINEICLSKKIPLVTASVFKTSAQFAIFSGVGKPCYRCLFPDLSEGDTLSCNEGGVLGIQATLAGTYQASLALQYLLNPNQIDFNSVYFLEWNPLSFYQSKVEKNPECTACGSHHKQIQNKGLNQEIDVEGFLRLKLNTSVTLLDVRENEEIIQSPIPETFCFPLSVLEKGKLPDLKYDQTIVCLCETGVRSKKALSYLSKFKSKYSLIGGRKVLSQYLNDHKPY; encoded by the coding sequence ATGAATACAGATAAAGAAAAATATTTCCAACGCCAAACCTTAGTTCCTGAAATTGGACAAGAGGGTCAAAAAAAATGGAACGAATCTTCAGTTCTTATCATTGGAGTTGGTGGTTTAGGATGTCCTTCTGCTTTGCAACTTGCATTGTCTGGGATCGGTCGAATTGGTCTAATGGATTTTGATGTGGTTGATGTTTCCAATCTGCATCGGCAAACATTGTTTACATGGAAAGATATTGGTCGAAAAAAGGTAGAGGTAGCCACTGAAGTACTTAAAAATCACGTTCCATGGTTACAGATAGAAATTTATTCGGAATTTTTGAATCCGAAGTCTAACATTGATTTTTTGGATACATGGGATATAGTGTTGGATTGCACAGATACTATCCTATCAAAGTATACAATCAATGAAATTTGTTTATCAAAAAAGATTCCTCTTGTAACTGCTTCTGTTTTTAAAACAAGTGCTCAATTTGCTATTTTTTCTGGAGTCGGGAAACCATGTTATCGTTGTTTGTTTCCGGATTTAAGTGAAGGTGATACATTGAGTTGTAATGAGGGAGGTGTATTGGGAATTCAGGCAACATTAGCAGGAACTTACCAAGCTTCTTTGGCATTGCAATATTTGTTAAATCCGAATCAAATTGATTTCAATTCTGTTTATTTTTTAGAATGGAATCCACTTTCTTTTTACCAGTCAAAAGTGGAAAAAAATCCTGAATGTACTGCTTGTGGCAGTCATCATAAACAGATTCAAAACAAAGGGTTGAACCAAGAGATAGATGTGGAAGGTTTTTTGAGGCTGAAGTTAAATACTTCTGTTACACTGCTCGATGTAAGAGAAAATGAAGAGATTATACAATCTCCCATACCTGAAACATTTTGTTTTCCTCTTTCTGTATTAGAAAAAGGAAAGTTACCAGATTTGAAATATGACCAAACGATTGTTTGCTTATGCGAAACTGGAGTTCGTTCCAAAAAAGCTCTTTCTTATCTTTCAAAATTTAAAAGTAAATATTCTTTGATCGGAGGTCGCAAAGTATTGTCCCAATATTTGAATGATCACAAACCTTACTAA
- a CDS encoding M14 family zinc carboxypeptidase, with amino-acid sequence MLRGIKRLNRYENRILKIVKLGGKLVRLKQYGFSSKTEEGFRFPIYVLEIGKPKAIKSNVSGLIAGVHGLETIGIRVLLDFLDDLFARKNSVLYHEIKNGEVGIVCIPVLNPGGVALKRRSNPKGVDLMRNSGVEAVKAPFFFGGHKYSNFFPYYRGKVLQTESRVLDRYFKEYFLKAENQLIPVVDIHSGFGTVDHVWWPYASTHEPCADEDLFQKIGSNFTNHLNHFLYRFGPQSETYTSHGDLWDRLYDKFQSNIKETQSPISRHFLPLTLEIGTWSDINLDPLKIFRKRGIFNPTRELKQKSIISHRKFLSDVIRLAKMNPSDIY; translated from the coding sequence ATGTTACGTGGTATAAAAAGATTAAATCGTTATGAAAACAGAATCCTAAAAATTGTTAAGTTGGGTGGTAAACTTGTTAGATTAAAACAATATGGCTTCTCTTCTAAAACGGAGGAAGGATTTAGGTTCCCAATTTATGTTTTGGAAATTGGAAAACCGAAAGCCATTAAAAGTAATGTTTCAGGTCTTATAGCAGGCGTTCATGGTTTAGAGACCATTGGCATTCGGGTGTTATTAGATTTTTTGGATGATCTTTTTGCACGTAAAAATTCTGTTTTGTATCATGAAATCAAAAATGGTGAAGTTGGAATTGTTTGCATTCCAGTACTAAATCCAGGTGGAGTTGCTTTAAAAAGACGTTCGAACCCAAAGGGTGTCGATTTGATGCGAAATTCAGGTGTAGAAGCGGTTAAAGCTCCATTTTTTTTTGGGGGGCATAAGTATTCAAATTTTTTTCCGTATTATCGTGGTAAGGTGTTACAAACTGAGTCAAGGGTTTTAGATCGATACTTCAAGGAATATTTTCTTAAAGCTGAAAATCAATTAATCCCAGTTGTAGATATTCATTCTGGTTTTGGTACTGTGGATCATGTATGGTGGCCTTATGCGAGTACACATGAACCATGTGCTGATGAAGATTTATTTCAGAAAATTGGTTCAAATTTTACAAATCATTTAAATCATTTCTTATATCGATTTGGGCCACAAAGTGAAACTTATACAAGCCATGGTGATCTTTGGGATCGATTGTATGATAAATTCCAATCAAATATAAAAGAGACACAATCTCCTATTTCTAGGCATTTTCTCCCCCTAACATTGGAAATTGGTACATGGTCGGATATCAATTTAGATCCATTGAAAATATTTCGCAAAAGAGGTATTTTTAATCCAACACGCGAATTAAAACAAAAATCAATCATCAGCCATCGGAAATTTTTATCCGATGTTATACGGCTTGCAAAAATGAACCCTTCGGACATATACTAG
- a CDS encoding molybdopterin-dependent oxidoreductase: protein MDQTHYRSCNLCEAMCGLQIEIKNGIIQNFKGDSLDQFSRGHICPKGPELKSLYEDPDRIKFPLKRTKSGWEKVSWVEALSDIAKQIVELQSRYGNDVVAIYNGNPNVHNYGSMLYGQRFVSRIKTKNNFSATSVDQLPHQLLSYLMFGHQLLVPIPDIDRTVYFLILGGNPFASNGSLMTVPDVKKRLKAIQDRGGKYVVIDPRKTETAEHANEHIFIKPGTDVFFLLSLLNVIFDKKRNKPNALIKEKDLNSIISLAKEFHPSVVSKITGIPMDTIEKIALEFVNASSAVCYGRVGVSTQEFGALCQWLINVINIVTGNLDKEGGAMFTLPAVDLVGEGSTMRSSPGSFNTYQSRVRKLPEFNDELPVSALAEEILTEGEGQIRALATSAGNPVLSTPNGSKLEKALSQLDLMISFDFYINETTKHAHYILPPTSTLEHDHYDLIFNVFAVRNTSRYNQPLFPPEEGMLHDWEIFSDLTKRIELLRTGKELPTELIRTKLTPASIIDHALKSGPYGSKNNTEIQMSLELLKNSPHGIDLGPLKKSFPDRLYTEDKKIQLYPPLLQNDIPRLKTKFNEHLNIGHSNFPFLLIGRRHLRNNNSWMHNLPKLMTGKPRCTMMVHPDDASFLGISNHEEVIVESKVGKLQIPVEITDELMKGVVSIPHGFGHNRSGTSQKVATQFSGVSINDLTDDQSIDEFSGNAAFSGIQVKILKISS from the coding sequence ATGGATCAAACACATTATCGTTCCTGTAATTTATGTGAGGCCATGTGCGGGCTCCAAATCGAAATCAAAAATGGGATCATTCAAAATTTTAAAGGTGACTCTCTTGATCAGTTCAGTAGAGGGCATATTTGCCCAAAAGGTCCCGAACTAAAAAGTTTATACGAAGATCCTGATCGAATTAAATTCCCTCTCAAAAGAACTAAATCAGGTTGGGAAAAAGTTTCTTGGGTAGAGGCACTTTCCGATATCGCAAAACAAATTGTAGAACTACAATCAAGGTATGGGAATGATGTTGTTGCCATCTACAATGGAAATCCAAATGTTCATAATTATGGTTCGATGTTATATGGACAAAGATTTGTCAGTCGGATCAAAACAAAAAATAATTTCTCTGCAACTTCAGTTGACCAACTTCCCCACCAACTTCTTTCCTATTTGATGTTCGGTCATCAATTACTTGTACCAATCCCAGACATTGATCGCACTGTATACTTTCTTATTTTAGGCGGAAATCCATTTGCATCTAATGGTAGCTTGATGACAGTTCCAGATGTTAAAAAAAGATTAAAAGCAATCCAAGACAGAGGTGGAAAATATGTAGTAATAGACCCAAGAAAAACGGAAACAGCAGAACATGCAAACGAACATATTTTTATCAAACCAGGAACGGATGTTTTTTTCTTACTTTCACTATTAAACGTAATATTTGATAAAAAACGAAACAAACCAAACGCACTAATCAAAGAGAAAGATTTGAATTCTATAATAAGTTTAGCGAAAGAATTCCATCCAAGTGTTGTTTCTAAAATCACTGGGATACCGATGGATACAATCGAAAAAATTGCGTTGGAGTTTGTGAATGCCTCGTCTGCTGTTTGTTATGGGAGAGTTGGTGTTTCCACACAAGAATTTGGTGCTTTGTGCCAATGGCTGATCAATGTCATCAATATTGTCACTGGAAATTTAGACAAAGAAGGTGGTGCCATGTTTACATTGCCTGCCGTTGATTTAGTAGGAGAAGGCTCGACGATGAGATCTTCACCTGGAAGTTTTAATACTTATCAATCACGAGTGAGAAAACTTCCGGAATTCAACGATGAATTACCTGTCTCAGCTTTAGCGGAAGAAATCTTAACGGAAGGAGAAGGTCAAATTCGAGCATTAGCAACATCAGCTGGGAATCCTGTTTTATCCACTCCTAACGGATCCAAACTTGAAAAAGCATTGTCTCAACTTGATCTAATGATTAGTTTCGATTTTTATATAAACGAAACTACAAAACATGCTCATTATATTTTGCCTCCAACATCTACCCTAGAACATGATCATTACGATTTAATATTCAATGTATTTGCTGTCAGAAATACTTCGCGTTATAACCAACCTTTATTCCCTCCTGAAGAAGGAATGTTGCATGATTGGGAAATTTTCTCCGATTTGACAAAACGAATCGAACTCTTACGTACTGGGAAGGAGTTACCAACTGAGTTGATAAGGACAAAACTAACGCCTGCTAGCATCATTGACCATGCATTAAAATCAGGTCCTTACGGAAGCAAAAATAATACTGAAATTCAGATGAGTTTGGAACTGCTAAAAAATAGTCCTCATGGAATCGATTTAGGACCACTCAAAAAATCATTTCCGGATAGACTTTACACAGAAGATAAAAAAATCCAACTCTATCCTCCTTTATTACAAAATGATATTCCTAGATTAAAAACAAAATTCAATGAACACTTAAATATTGGTCATTCGAATTTTCCATTTTTATTAATTGGAAGAAGGCATTTACGAAATAATAATTCTTGGATGCATAATTTACCCAAACTGATGACAGGTAAACCAAGGTGTACGATGATGGTTCATCCAGATGATGCAAGTTTTTTGGGAATCTCAAATCATGAAGAAGTAATCGTTGAATCAAAAGTTGGAAAGTTACAAATACCAGTCGAAATTACAGATGAATTGATGAAAGGTGTCGTGAGTATTCCCCATGGATTTGGACACAATCGAAGTGGTACAAGCCAGAAGGTTGCAACTCAATTTTCTGGTGTTAGCATCAATGACTTAACAGACGATCAGTCGATTGATGAGTTTTCTGGAAATGCTGCGTTTAGTGGGATACAAGTAAAAATTTTGAAAATTTCAAGTTAG
- a CDS encoding nuclear transport factor 2 family protein has translation MNTNQNENTKESLEKVFKTFISNIDARDVFSLEKTFHDQFTDHVSVSGMEDIMVSNKEKYLQSLKDGKLGGVEREVQINSIDLVDNFGVVKANLQSKVMNFRTQYSFLWNDGDWKVIHALVSAKKI, from the coding sequence ATGAATACAAATCAAAATGAGAATACAAAAGAAAGTCTGGAGAAGGTGTTTAAAACTTTCATCAGTAATATCGATGCGAGGGATGTTTTTTCCTTAGAAAAGACATTTCATGACCAATTTACTGACCATGTCAGCGTGAGTGGGATGGAAGATATTATGGTCTCTAATAAAGAGAAATACCTGCAATCTTTAAAAGATGGAAAGTTAGGTGGTGTAGAAAGGGAGGTTCAAATCAATTCGATTGATCTTGTGGATAATTTTGGTGTTGTGAAAGCAAACTTACAAAGTAAGGTGATGAACTTTCGCACCCAATATTCTTTTTTATGGAACGATGGAGATTGGAAAGTCATACATGCTTTAGTATCTGCTAAAAAAATATAA